A genomic segment from Arcobacter acticola encodes:
- a CDS encoding NCS2 family permease translates to MNFFKLKEHDTTVSKEFYAGFTTFLTMMYIVPVNGFILADAGLPIDAVITATALITILATLFSALWSNTPIAMSVGMGLNAYFSYGLVLGMKIPWETALGIVFLSGILFVILSLTNFRVWIMTSIPMSLRRAISAGIGSFIAFIGLKQMGMIVSNDATLVGLGDFSNSNVLLGVLGLILAFSFYAYRLKGAFILSIAITSCTAWFFGLGELPSSIISMPASISPIFLQLDILSAISLSLLPVIITFLITDMFDTLGTLTGVGTRANLFQANNKDDKSLQKTLEADAIATVGGSLLGVSTTTAFIESAAGVEEGGRTGLTAVFTASLFVMTLFMLPLFKSIPSNAIYPVLVVVGVLMFTELGKINFEDSDLATSAGAFLIVILMPLTFSITNGIAAGFLVYTIIKIAKKEFADLNIGILVITFISALAFIVH, encoded by the coding sequence ATGAACTTTTTTAAATTAAAAGAACATGATACAACTGTTTCAAAAGAGTTTTATGCTGGATTTACTACTTTTTTAACAATGATGTATATTGTTCCTGTAAACGGATTTATACTTGCAGATGCAGGTCTTCCTATTGATGCTGTAATTACTGCAACTGCTCTTATTACAATTTTAGCAACTTTGTTTTCTGCTTTATGGTCAAATACACCAATTGCAATGAGTGTTGGTATGGGTTTAAATGCATATTTTTCTTATGGATTGGTTTTAGGAATGAAAATTCCTTGGGAGACTGCTTTAGGGATAGTATTTTTATCAGGTATATTATTTGTAATATTGTCTTTAACAAATTTTAGAGTTTGGATAATGACATCTATTCCAATGAGTTTAAGACGAGCTATAAGTGCTGGAATTGGTTCTTTTATTGCTTTTATTGGTTTAAAACAAATGGGAATGATTGTTTCTAATGATGCAACATTGGTTGGACTTGGAGATTTCTCAAATTCAAATGTTTTATTAGGTGTATTAGGTCTGATTTTAGCTTTTAGTTTTTATGCATATAGATTAAAAGGTGCTTTTATTTTATCAATTGCAATTACATCTTGTACTGCATGGTTTTTTGGTTTAGGAGAATTACCATCTTCTATAATATCAATGCCGGCTTCAATTTCTCCTATTTTTCTTCAATTAGATATTTTAAGTGCAATATCTTTATCTTTATTACCAGTTATTATCACATTTTTAATTACGGATATGTTTGATACTTTAGGAACTCTAACAGGAGTTGGAACAAGAGCAAACTTATTTCAAGCAAATAATAAAGATGATAAATCTCTACAAAAAACTTTAGAAGCTGATGCTATTGCAACGGTTGGTGGAAGTTTATTAGGAGTTTCAACTACAACTGCTTTTATTGAAAGCGCCGCAGGTGTTGAAGAAGGTGGAAGAACTGGTTTAACAGCAGTGTTCACAGCATCTCTTTTTGTTATGACATTATTTATGTTGCCACTTTTTAAATCTATTCCTTCAAATGCAATTTATCCAGTTTTAGTGGTTGTTGGAGTATTGATGTTTACAGAGCTTGGTAAAATTAATTTTGAAGATTCAGATTTAGCTACAAGTGCGGGAGCATTTTTAATTGTAATTTTAATGCCTTTAACTTTTTCTATTACAAATGGTATTGCTGCTGGATTTTTAGTTTATACAATTATAAAAATTGCAAAAAAAGAATTTGCAGATTTAAATATTGGTATTTTAGTTATTACATTTATTAGTGCTTTAGCGTTTATCGTACACTAA
- a CDS encoding phosphoribosyltransferase, with the protein MEKLYYSYELFVKDTQVLVDKCRDFEPEILLAVARGGLTLSHLMAQAMDMRNLYTLNSIHYEGELKLDTFNIFNIPDVSHAKKVLIVDDIVDSGETMREILKVLSEKFPNVEFKLATLFYKKTAVLRPDYSVREANEWIDFFWEIDVK; encoded by the coding sequence TTGGAAAAACTATATTATAGTTATGAATTATTTGTAAAAGATACTCAAGTTTTAGTTGATAAATGTAGAGATTTTGAACCTGAGATTTTACTTGCAGTTGCACGTGGTGGATTAACACTTTCACATTTAATGGCTCAAGCAATGGATATGAGAAATTTATATACTTTAAATTCAATACATTATGAAGGTGAATTAAAACTTGATACATTTAATATATTTAATATTCCTGATGTTTCACATGCGAAAAAAGTTTTAATAGTAGATGATATTGTAGATTCTGGTGAAACTATGAGAGAAATTTTAAAAGTTTTAAGTGAAAAATTTCCAAATGTTGAATTTAAATTAGCAACTTTATTTTATAAAAAAACTGCTGTATTAAGACCTGATTATAGTGTTAGAGAAGCAAATGAGTGGATTGATTTTTTTTGGGAAATTGATGTTAAATAA
- a CDS encoding DUF423 domain-containing protein — protein MILNNKIKIFFAIASFMMALGIALGAFGAHALKSILDEYFLKIYNTGIQYHFYNTLGLFAATFIYALKPDSKKIFISLWLIIIGMIIFSFSLYFLAILNMPILGAITPIGGTLLIIAWLTLTYGILKD, from the coding sequence ATGATACTCAATAATAAAATCAAAATCTTTTTTGCTATTGCTTCATTTATGATGGCATTAGGCATAGCTCTTGGAGCTTTTGGAGCTCATGCATTAAAATCTATTCTTGATGAATATTTTTTAAAAATCTACAATACAGGTATTCAATACCATTTTTATAATACATTAGGACTTTTTGCTGCAACTTTTATTTATGCATTAAAACCTGATTCTAAAAAAATCTTTATTTCTTTATGGCTTATTATAATTGGTATGATAATTTTCTCTTTTTCATTATATTTCTTAGCTATTTTAAACATGCCAATTTTAGGAGCAATAACACCAATTGGTGGAACATTACTTATTATTGCATGGCTTACTTTAACTTATGGTATTTTAAAGGACTAA
- a CDS encoding ion transporter — MTVMEKIVHVRDSKWFSNLTTIIIIAYASILGFKTLDEVDTHYDLFLKLADYFVTIYFVFELAIKMIAEKKFLNFFKSGWNLFDFVIVFITLLPLESSNYAAIARLMRVFRILRLFTARPELKAIIDMLIKAIPAIIDIVILMFIIFYIYAIIGNFFFVNLESGLWKDFLVSMLTLFRVLTFEDWTDVMYEAMEVYPWAWTYFVSFIIIAAFVFFNLFVAVIIGEMQKLQEAEMKEEIHEDSLKLDILLKEMKALREEVNNLRKEKQ; from the coding sequence ATGACAGTTATGGAAAAAATTGTTCATGTTAGAGATTCAAAATGGTTTTCTAATTTAACAACTATAATTATTATTGCATATGCTTCTATTTTGGGGTTTAAAACTTTAGATGAAGTTGATACTCATTATGATTTATTTTTAAAGCTTGCTGATTATTTTGTAACCATTTATTTTGTTTTTGAATTAGCTATTAAAATGATTGCAGAAAAGAAATTCTTAAATTTTTTTAAATCAGGTTGGAATTTATTTGACTTTGTAATTGTTTTTATTACTCTTCTTCCTTTAGAGTCATCAAACTATGCTGCAATTGCTAGACTTATGAGGGTATTTAGAATTTTAAGATTATTTACAGCTAGACCTGAATTAAAAGCTATTATTGATATGTTAATCAAAGCAATTCCTGCAATTATTGATATTGTTATTTTGATGTTTATAATCTTTTATATATATGCCATTATTGGTAATTTCTTTTTTGTAAATTTAGAATCAGGATTATGGAAAGATTTCTTAGTTTCTATGTTAACACTTTTTAGAGTTTTAACATTTGAAGATTGGACAGATGTTATGTATGAAGCTATGGAAGTTTATCCATGGGCTTGGACATATTTTGTTTCATTTATTATAATTGCAGCATTTGTATTTTTTAATCTTTTTGTTGCTGTTATTATTGGTGAAATGCAAAAACTTCAAGAAGCTGAAATGAAAGAAGAGATTCATGAAGATAGTTTAAAATTAGATATTTTATTAAAAGAAATGAAAGCTCTTAGAGAAGAAGTAAATAACTTAAGAAAAGAAAAACAATGA
- the upp gene encoding uracil phosphoribosyltransferase, whose protein sequence is MYKESTNVVVKHLVNRLRDVRTTSNEFRLTIEEISRIIASEALSDFETVSQNINTWQGPLDVEMIEVQKLVLVPILRAGEPMLTGILKTLPYARSGFLAMKRDEETSQSKIFYENIPNLEGKTVLLLDPMVATGGSLIDGIEHLKSRNPKRIICLNVLGSPYGVEKVQKAFPDVDMYIAQIDERLDENNYIRPGLGDAGDRAFNTY, encoded by the coding sequence ATGTATAAAGAAAGTACAAACGTAGTGGTAAAACACTTAGTAAATAGATTAAGAGATGTTAGAACAACTTCAAATGAGTTTAGATTAACAATAGAAGAGATATCAAGAATCATAGCTTCAGAAGCTTTAAGTGATTTTGAAACAGTAAGTCAAAATATTAATACATGGCAGGGTCCATTAGATGTTGAAATGATAGAAGTTCAAAAATTAGTTCTTGTTCCAATTTTAAGAGCTGGTGAGCCAATGCTAACAGGTATATTAAAAACTTTACCATATGCAAGAAGTGGATTTTTAGCAATGAAAAGAGATGAAGAAACATCACAAAGTAAAATTTTTTATGAAAATATTCCTAATTTAGAAGGAAAAACTGTTTTATTATTAGATCCAATGGTAGCAACGGGTGGTTCATTAATAGATGGGATTGAACATTTAAAATCTAGAAATCCAAAAAGAATAATTTGTTTAAATGTTTTAGGTTCACCATATGGAGTTGAAAAAGTACAAAAAGCATTTCCAGATGTAGATATGTATATAGCTCAAATAGATGAAAGACTTGATGAAAACAATTATATTAGACCAGGTCTTGGTGATGCTGGAGATAGAGCTTTTAATACTTATTAA
- a CDS encoding uracil-xanthine permease family protein, whose translation MKPTDYNFRMKDSILGLQFLFVAFGALVLVPILTGLDPNVALFTAGIGTLLFQFVNRKCVPPIFLASSFAFIAPISYGVATWGIPATMSGLVAAGFLYVVLSFLIRLKGDNFLHKLLPSVVVGPVIMSIGLILSPVAVNMAMGKSGDGSIVIVPFEQAIVISMIALLITIFVSLLGKGMFKLVPILLGIIGGYLVSLYFGIVDFSNIAKASWFAMPNFTAPEFNWQAIIFILPIAIAPAIEHIGDMLAISNVTKQDYLKKPGLKNTLLGDGLATSVASLFGGPPNTTYSEVTGAVTVTKAYNPAIMTWAAICAILLAFVGKLGAILATIPTPVMGGIMLLLFGIIATLGISTLSKANIDFSCPRNMAIVSMILVFSIGGMTFNFGGVPFAGIGLGAIIGVFLNLVLPKAS comes from the coding sequence ATGAAACCCACAGATTACAACTTTAGAATGAAAGATTCAATTCTTGGCTTACAATTTTTATTTGTAGCTTTTGGTGCACTTGTCTTAGTGCCAATTTTAACTGGACTTGATCCAAATGTCGCTTTATTTACAGCTGGAATTGGAACTTTACTTTTTCAATTTGTAAATAGAAAATGCGTTCCTCCAATATTTTTAGCATCTTCATTTGCTTTTATTGCTCCGATTTCTTATGGTGTTGCTACTTGGGGAATTCCTGCGACTATGTCAGGACTTGTTGCTGCTGGGTTTTTGTATGTTGTTTTGAGTTTTTTAATTAGATTAAAAGGTGATAATTTTTTACATAAATTACTTCCAAGTGTTGTTGTAGGTCCCGTTATTATGTCTATTGGACTTATTTTATCTCCAGTTGCTGTTAATATGGCAATGGGTAAATCAGGTGATGGATCAATTGTAATTGTACCTTTTGAACAAGCAATAGTTATTTCAATGATTGCATTACTAATAACTATTTTTGTATCTTTACTTGGAAAAGGAATGTTTAAATTAGTACCTATTTTATTAGGAATTATCGGAGGATATTTAGTTTCTTTATACTTTGGTATTGTTGATTTTTCAAACATAGCAAAAGCATCTTGGTTTGCAATGCCTAATTTTACAGCTCCTGAATTTAATTGGCAAGCTATAATTTTTATTTTACCAATTGCAATTGCCCCTGCAATTGAGCATATTGGAGATATGTTAGCTATTTCAAATGTTACAAAACAAGATTATTTAAAAAAGCCAGGATTAAAAAATACACTTTTAGGTGATGGTCTTGCAACCTCTGTGGCTTCACTTTTTGGTGGACCTCCTAATACTACTTATTCTGAAGTTACAGGTGCTGTTACAGTTACAAAGGCTTATAATCCAGCTATTATGACTTGGGCTGCTATTTGTGCAATTCTTTTAGCTTTTGTTGGAAAATTAGGAGCAATACTAGCTACTATTCCAACTCCTGTAATGGGAGGAATTATGTTGTTACTTTTTGGTATTATTGCAACTTTAGGAATTAGTACTCTTTCAAAAGCAAATATTGATTTCTCTTGTCCTAGAAATATGGCAATTGTTTCTATGATTTTAGTATTTTCAATAGGTGGTATGACATTTAATTTTGGTGGAGTTCCATTTGCTGGAATTGGTCTTGGAGCAATTATTGGAGTATTTTTAAATCTCGTTTTACCAAAAGCTTCATGA
- a CDS encoding YajQ family cyclic di-GMP-binding protein, giving the protein MATKEHQFDISAKLDMQEMKNAVIQAQKEIDTRYDFKGISKEIDLNVGAKTLTLVTSSDNKIDAMRDILISKMNKRGISINSLEELKKEDSSGGNRKYSYKIVDTIEKDEAKIIQTEIKSLKLKVSAVNQGDEIRVTGKNIDDLQTVMKHLKTLELKAPLVFDNFR; this is encoded by the coding sequence ATGGCAACAAAAGAACACCAATTTGATATTTCTGCGAAATTAGATATGCAAGAGATGAAAAATGCGGTTATACAAGCACAGAAAGAGATAGATACAAGATATGATTTTAAAGGTATTTCAAAAGAGATAGATTTAAATGTAGGTGCTAAAACTTTGACATTAGTTACTTCAAGTGATAATAAAATAGATGCAATGAGAGATATTTTAATTTCAAAAATGAATAAAAGAGGAATTTCTATAAATTCCCTTGAAGAGTTAAAAAAAGAGGATTCAAGTGGTGGAAATAGAAAATATTCATATAAAATAGTTGATACTATTGAAAAAGATGAAGCAAAAATTATTCAAACTGAAATTAAAAGTTTAAAACTAAAAGTATCTGCTGTTAATCAAGGTGATGAAATTAGAGTTACAGGAAAAAATATTGATGATTTACAAACTGTAATGAAACATCTTAAAACTCTTGAATTAAAAGCTCCTTTAGTATTTGATAATTTTAGATAA
- a CDS encoding response regulator transcription factor, translating into MRVLLLEDDVALNDLLNEHLIDKGYDVTLCTDGQEALEALIDQKYDIALLDINTPIMSGIEVLKTIRTEYKNNTPAIILTAYQDTKHLKESFENGVDDYIKKPFDLEELDQRILKLCRQFLIEQNDKIRIDDNIFFESQSCQVYVNDKIVNLAQKERDILKYFCTHKNRVVSSDELLQNIWAYDEMPTDATIRVYIKNLREIIGKDKITTIRGIGYRFE; encoded by the coding sequence ATGAGAGTTTTATTATTAGAAGACGATGTTGCTTTAAATGATTTATTAAATGAGCATTTAATAGATAAAGGTTATGATGTAACTTTATGTACAGATGGACAAGAAGCTTTAGAAGCATTGATCGATCAAAAGTATGATATTGCACTATTAGATATAAATACACCAATTATGAGTGGTATTGAAGTCTTAAAAACTATTCGAACTGAATATAAGAATAATACACCAGCTATTATTTTAACAGCTTACCAAGACACAAAACATTTAAAAGAGTCTTTTGAAAATGGTGTTGATGATTATATTAAAAAACCTTTTGATTTAGAAGAACTTGATCAAAGAATATTAAAACTTTGTAGGCAATTCTTAATTGAGCAAAATGATAAAATAAGAATTGATGATAATATATTTTTTGAATCACAGTCTTGTCAAGTATATGTAAATGATAAAATCGTAAATTTAGCACAAAAAGAAAGAGATATTTTAAAGTATTTTTGTACACATAAAAATAGGGTAGTTTCAAGTGATGAGCTTCTTCAAAATATTTGGGCTTATGATGAAATGCCAACGGATGCCACAATTAGAGTTTATATAAAAAACTTAAGAGAGATAATTGGAAAAGATAAAATAACAACAATTAGAGGAATAGGGTACCGATTTGAATAG
- a CDS encoding sensor histidine kinase, translating to MLEETCSMELNNASMHIKTEIMNKYMKKQEFNANKLLNENIKYGLFDKDKKVIFSYLDKNFAIDFSKTSNKNEFYNYFITTLDEEDIPIKYIVIETCQEVQDKNKLKIFILIILVLSSIFIGCIGFLLSKILLKPVRQRIHSMDKFIKDSAHELNTPISVLMTSVSMLKNGKNPQKMMKYILSSSKQISQIYNDIHFSAFNEINEDVFEEFNLKELVSESVDYFNDISITKNIVINSDLENCFIKMDRTKTQKLVNNLISNAIKYSYKDSQIDVCLINNILSVKDYGIGISNEEQKEIFKRYKRGNNNEGGFGIGLDIVKGICEEYLLPLTVESKIKNGALFSIDFTSILNKKYMQKENE from the coding sequence ATGTTAGAAGAAACATGTAGTATGGAATTGAATAATGCTTCAATGCATATTAAAACTGAAATCATGAATAAATATATGAAGAAACAAGAATTTAATGCAAATAAATTATTAAATGAAAATATAAAATATGGACTTTTTGACAAAGATAAAAAAGTCATCTTTTCATATTTAGATAAAAACTTTGCAATTGATTTTTCTAAAACTTCTAATAAGAATGAATTTTATAACTATTTTATTACTACATTAGATGAAGAGGATATTCCTATTAAATATATTGTAATAGAAACTTGTCAAGAAGTTCAAGATAAAAATAAATTAAAAATATTTATATTAATTATTCTTGTTTTAAGTTCTATTTTTATTGGTTGTATTGGGTTTTTATTATCAAAGATTTTACTAAAACCAGTTCGTCAAAGAATTCACTCAATGGATAAATTTATAAAGGATTCTGCCCATGAATTAAATACTCCTATTTCAGTATTAATGACATCCGTATCAATGTTAAAAAATGGAAAAAATCCACAGAAAATGATGAAATATATATTAAGTAGTTCTAAGCAAATATCACAGATTTATAATGATATTCATTTTTCTGCTTTTAATGAAATAAATGAAGATGTATTTGAAGAATTCAATTTAAAAGAATTAGTAAGTGAAAGTGTTGATTATTTTAATGATATATCTATTACTAAAAATATAGTAATAAATTCAGATTTAGAAAATTGTTTTATAAAAATGGATAGAACTAAAACACAAAAATTGGTAAATAACCTTATTTCAAATGCCATAAAATATAGCTATAAAGATTCCCAAATTGATGTTTGTTTAATCAATAATATATTAAGCGTAAAAGATTATGGGATTGGAATAAGTAATGAAGAACAAAAAGAAATTTTCAAAAGATATAAAAGAGGAAATAATAATGAAGGTGGTTTTGGAATAGGTTTAGATATTGTAAAAGGAATATGTGAAGAATATTTATTGCCTTTAACTGTAGAGTCCAAAATCAAAAATGGAGCACTTTTTAGTATCGATTTTACAAGTATCTTAAATAAAAAGTATATGCAAAAGGAAAATGAATAA
- a CDS encoding NUDIX domain-containing protein — protein MINIIKNFKTSELTNTRFIHPVKVSFNLNGKDKAWEAVSSHDSVAILLYHEERNAFLLVKQFRAPVYLNDNSKTYTYELCAGLVDKDKSLIEIAKEEIDEECGYNVSVESIQKVTSFFTNVGISGGCQHLFFAKINESMKIHEGGGVNDEQIELYFLPIEKSDELIFDESKAKTPGLMFSFYWFLKNQKKLGL, from the coding sequence ATGATAAATATAATTAAAAATTTTAAAACAAGCGAACTTACGAATACTAGATTTATTCATCCTGTAAAAGTAAGTTTTAATCTTAATGGAAAAGACAAAGCTTGGGAGGCAGTTAGTAGCCATGATAGTGTTGCAATACTTTTATATCATGAAGAAAGAAATGCTTTCTTACTTGTAAAACAATTTCGAGCGCCTGTTTATTTAAATGATAATAGTAAAACCTATACCTATGAATTATGCGCAGGATTAGTTGATAAAGATAAATCATTAATAGAAATTGCAAAAGAAGAAATAGATGAAGAGTGTGGATATAATGTATCTGTAGAAAGTATTCAAAAAGTAACATCATTTTTTACAAATGTTGGAATCAGTGGTGGTTGTCAACATCTATTTTTTGCAAAAATAAATGAATCTATGAAAATACATGAAGGTGGAGGGGTGAATGATGAACAAATTGAACTTTATTTTTTACCTATTGAAAAATCAGATGAATTAATTTTTGATGAATCAAAGGCTAAGACTCCTGGCTTGATGTTTAGCTTTTACTGGTTTTTGAAAAATCAAAAAAAATTAGGACTATAG
- a CDS encoding c-type cytochrome, which produces MKLFFIIFLLISTYSFVNAAEEELLAPLPNANAESMNSLDINNSFITKFEYGKMLYNNPRGIGCNSCHGNDAKGKKIIDFKQEHDKKIYNCVLSVPNIKDIDYDTFSTKVNSKKNPNVKFEKEQVCEKLIYYANVMPTYFLVEEEIEAIYYYIKNIK; this is translated from the coding sequence ATGAAACTTTTTTTTATAATATTTTTATTAATAAGCACTTACTCTTTTGTTAATGCAGCAGAAGAAGAACTTTTGGCTCCTTTACCAAATGCAAATGCAGAATCAATGAATTCTTTAGATATTAATAATTCTTTTATTACAAAATTTGAATATGGGAAAATGTTATATAATAATCCAAGAGGAATAGGTTGTAATTCTTGCCATGGAAATGATGCTAAGGGCAAAAAAATCATAGATTTTAAACAAGAGCATGATAAAAAAATATATAATTGTGTTTTAAGTGTTCCAAATATCAAAGATATAGATTATGATACTTTTTCAACAAAAGTTAATTCTAAAAAGAATCCAAATGTAAAATTTGAGAAAGAACAAGTTTGTGAGAAACTAATATATTACGCAAATGTTATGCCAACATACTTTTTAGTTGAAGAAGAAATAGAAGCTATTTATTATTATATAAAAAATATTAAATAG
- a CDS encoding phospholipase A — MKKLLPLFIYSLCFSEDINSIYQKAQDLEKEGNYKEAMVLYKKAANLNSTKEDKYINNLSKSEEKKVENFSIVKEEFYETQINKVEDKETDDNLEQIITKDFGLYPYKKNYLLPATYNINKIEDRNQFETAFQISIEKPMTYDLLGFNETISAAYTQKSFWQTAEDSAPFRESNYEPEVFIQFPFKDNEVFKAYKLSIMHSSNGRNDEESRSWNRAYLETYFQFSNLFFVPKVWYRIPEDTKDDDNADIEDYYGNGELTFVYVDKKHTFELMIRNNLDFHDANRGAVQLDWTFPLPNVISSKNTFGLLQVFSGYGNSLIDYNQEIHKIGLGIAFSR; from the coding sequence ATGAAAAAATTATTACCCCTGTTTATTTATAGTTTATGTTTTAGTGAAGACATAAATTCTATATACCAAAAAGCTCAAGATTTAGAAAAAGAAGGTAATTATAAAGAAGCAATGGTTCTTTATAAAAAAGCTGCTAATTTAAATTCAACAAAAGAAGATAAATATATAAATAATTTATCTAAAAGTGAAGAAAAAAAAGTTGAAAACTTCTCAATTGTAAAAGAAGAATTTTATGAAACACAAATTAATAAAGTTGAAGATAAAGAAACTGATGATAATTTAGAACAAATAATTACAAAAGACTTTGGTTTATATCCTTACAAAAAAAACTATTTATTACCAGCAACATATAATATAAATAAAATTGAAGATAGAAACCAATTTGAAACTGCATTTCAAATCAGTATAGAGAAACCAATGACTTACGATTTATTAGGTTTTAATGAAACAATAAGTGCTGCATATACTCAAAAATCATTTTGGCAAACAGCAGAAGATTCAGCTCCATTTAGAGAATCAAATTATGAACCTGAAGTTTTTATTCAATTTCCATTTAAAGATAATGAAGTCTTTAAAGCCTATAAGTTATCTATAATGCATTCTTCAAATGGAAGAAATGATGAAGAATCTAGGTCATGGAATAGAGCTTATTTAGAAACATATTTTCAATTCTCAAATCTATTTTTTGTTCCAAAAGTTTGGTATAGAATTCCAGAAGACACAAAAGATGATGATAATGCTGACATTGAAGATTATTATGGAAATGGAGAATTAACATTTGTATATGTTGATAAAAAACATACATTTGAATTAATGATAAGAAATAATTTAGATTTTCACGATGCAAATAGAGGGGCAGTTCAATTAGATTGGACTTTCCCTTTACCTAACGTAATTTCATCAAAAAATACTTTTGGTTTACTACAAGTATTTTCAGGATATGGAAATAGTTTAATTGATTATAACCAAGAAATTCATAAAATAGGATTAGGAATTGCCTTTTCTAGATAA
- the rpe gene encoding ribulose-phosphate 3-epimerase: MLVAPSILSADFGNLTNEIKAICDAGCDLIHVDVMDGHFVPNMTIGPVVVTPVAKAATKPLDIHLMVEDNNFFIDLFASLKPMYISFHIESERHPHRVIQKLRALGIKPAIVLNPHTPPEAIEYLIEDLDMVLLMSVNPGFGGQKFISSVVEKAKKLKELINKRNPNCLIQVDGGVNDKNIHILKDAGVDVVVAGSYVFGNDNYSTAIKSLQV; the protein is encoded by the coding sequence ATACTTGTTGCACCTTCAATATTATCAGCAGATTTTGGAAATTTAACTAATGAAATAAAAGCTATTTGTGACGCTGGTTGTGATCTAATACACGTAGATGTAATGGATGGACATTTTGTTCCTAATATGACTATTGGTCCAGTTGTTGTAACTCCAGTTGCAAAAGCTGCAACTAAACCACTTGATATTCATTTAATGGTTGAAGATAACAATTTCTTTATTGATTTATTTGCATCTTTAAAACCGATGTATATTTCTTTTCATATAGAAAGTGAAAGACATCCCCATAGAGTAATTCAGAAATTAAGAGCATTAGGAATAAAACCAGCTATTGTTTTAAATCCTCATACTCCTCCTGAAGCAATTGAGTATTTAATTGAAGATTTGGATATGGTTTTATTGATGTCTGTAAATCCAGGTTTCGGTGGTCAAAAATTTATTTCAAGTGTAGTTGAAAAAGCTAAAAAACTAAAAGAGCTTATTAACAAAAGAAATCCAAATTGTTTAATTCAAGTTGATGGTGGAGTAAATGATAAAAATATTCATATTTTAAAAGATGCTGGAGTTGATGTTGTTGTTGCTGGATCTTATGTATTTGGAAATGATAATTACTCGACTGCAATAAAAAGTTTACAGGTATAA
- a CDS encoding phosphoribosylanthranilate isomerase produces the protein MKVKICGITNLQDALDAINSGANALGFVFYKKSPRYIEAKKAKEIIDKLPPFIQTVGLFVNEDETFINEICLESKMQLAQIIDDNEIINYDLLKVKYLKVLRAKEQKDLRNLNKEYYLVDAFVDSFGGVGKRIALEWFEDIDCSRLILAGGLTSANLKEIDGFGFYGVDVSSGVESDIKGKKDRAKMIAFLKEANEIK, from the coding sequence ATGAAAGTTAAGATTTGTGGCATTACTAATTTACAAGATGCTCTTGATGCTATAAATTCAGGAGCAAATGCATTAGGTTTTGTTTTTTATAAAAAATCACCTAGATATATCGAAGCTAAAAAAGCAAAAGAGATAATAGATAAACTTCCTCCCTTTATTCAAACTGTTGGACTTTTTGTAAATGAAGATGAAACTTTTATAAATGAGATTTGTCTTGAATCAAAAATGCAATTAGCACAAATAATTGATGATAATGAGATTATAAATTATGATTTGTTAAAAGTGAAATATTTAAAAGTATTAAGAGCAAAAGAGCAAAAAGATTTAAGGAATTTAAATAAAGAGTACTATTTAGTTGATGCCTTTGTAGATAGTTTCGGAGGAGTTGGTAAAAGAATTGCTTTAGAATGGTTTGAGGATATTGATTGCTCTAGACTTATTTTGGCAGGTGGATTAACATCAGCTAATCTAAAAGAGATTGATGGTTTTGGTTTTTATGGAGTTGATGTAAGTAGTGGTGTAGAATCAGATATTAAAGGCAAAAAAGATAGAGCTAAAATGATAGCTTTTTTAAAAGAAGCAAATGAAATCAAATAG